The following coding sequences lie in one Candidatus Bipolaricaulota bacterium genomic window:
- a CDS encoding bifunctional folylpolyglutamate synthase/dihydrofolate synthase: MDYSEARRTLASLPTRVKPGLDRIERLLDALGRPEQTFPAIHIAGTNGKGSVAAMLSAVLSRAGYRVGRFTSPELVDYRDRIEVDGEWIPEERFAEIVTRLSPGLAGADPPTEFEVLAAVAFRHFADEAVDIAVVEVGLGGRFDATNVVQPIVSVLTTVGRDHLDLLGDSIARIAWEKVGIVRRGVPLVVGDLPPAADAVVVSEARAVGARVVRASHEIELAPIHRGLDGARYRVRASGLPDEVEIPFPPEYEGENLRCALAAIRELRKAGWKIPDTAIVAGLRTVTWPGRFEVMGRAPLIVLDGAHNAPGAHALARAVERFFPPRPRRTLLFGILRNKEIGPVCDALFPQFPRIVLTRSSSPRALPPEELVPHARRWGIEPIVTSDVRAGLAAAVSDLGGEDGLLVTGSLTVVQEARPGLVEEVRCVR, from the coding sequence ATGGACTACTCCGAGGCCCGACGCACGCTTGCATCCCTGCCCACACGGGTGAAGCCGGGTCTCGATCGGATAGAGCGCCTCCTGGACGCGCTCGGCCGCCCGGAACAGACGTTCCCGGCGATCCACATCGCCGGGACGAACGGGAAAGGCTCGGTCGCGGCGATGCTCTCCGCGGTCCTCTCCCGCGCCGGCTATCGGGTCGGGCGGTTCACCTCTCCCGAGCTGGTCGACTATCGCGATCGGATCGAGGTGGACGGGGAGTGGATCCCGGAGGAGCGCTTTGCGGAGATCGTCACCCGTCTCTCCCCGGGCCTCGCCGGAGCCGATCCCCCGACCGAGTTCGAGGTCCTCGCCGCGGTCGCGTTCCGCCACTTTGCGGACGAAGCCGTGGACATCGCGGTCGTCGAGGTCGGACTCGGCGGGAGGTTCGACGCGACGAACGTCGTCCAGCCGATCGTCTCCGTCCTCACCACCGTCGGGCGCGACCATCTCGACCTCCTCGGGGACTCGATCGCGCGGATCGCATGGGAGAAGGTGGGGATCGTCCGGCGCGGCGTGCCGCTCGTTGTGGGCGATCTCCCACCGGCCGCGGACGCGGTGGTGGTGAGCGAAGCGCGTGCTGTCGGCGCCCGGGTTGTGCGGGCGAGCCATGAGATCGAGCTCGCCCCGATTCACCGCGGCCTCGACGGGGCGCGGTACCGGGTGCGCGCGAGTGGATTGCCGGATGAGGTCGAGATCCCGTTTCCACCGGAGTACGAAGGGGAGAACCTGCGCTGCGCCCTTGCCGCGATCCGCGAGCTGCGGAAAGCGGGGTGGAAGATCCCGGATACAGCGATCGTCGCCGGGCTGCGAACCGTCACCTGGCCGGGGAGGTTCGAGGTCATGGGAAGGGCACCGTTGATCGTGCTCGACGGAGCGCACAACGCACCCGGGGCGCATGCCCTGGCGCGGGCGGTCGAGCGCTTCTTCCCGCCGCGTCCACGGAGGACGCTCCTGTTCGGGATCCTGCGGAACAAAGAGATCGGCCCGGTGTGCGATGCCCTGTTCCCGCAGTTCCCCCGGATCGTCCTCACCCGCTCTTCCTCCCCCCGCGCCCTCCCGCCGGAGGAGCTCGTCCCGCACGCGCGGCGGTGGGGGATCGAACCGATCGTCACGTCGGACGTCCGCGCCGGGCTCGCCGCCGCTGTATCCGACCTCGGGGGTGAGGACGGCCTCCTCGTCACCGGTTCCCTCACCGTGGTGCAGGAAGCGCGGCCGGGCCTCGTGGAGGAAGTGAGATGCGTGAGATGA
- a CDS encoding isoprenyl transferase has product MREMIERIQKAGLPDHVAIIMDGNGRWAKARGLPRTAGHQAGTQAAERLIRFATRDLGLRYLTLYAFSTENWSRPTEEVDFLLDLLDRFITEKLREFVEEGVHLTVLGDLTPLSPRLRETVERAIAATADNTKLHLNVALNYGARQEIIRACRDLAKAAVQGELDPDAIGEEEITAALYTARIPDPDLIIRTSGEMRLSNFLLWQAAYTELYFTPTLWPDFTPEELMKAIEVYQQRERRFGGVSQR; this is encoded by the coding sequence ATGCGTGAGATGATCGAACGGATACAGAAGGCAGGGCTCCCCGACCACGTCGCCATCATCATGGACGGGAACGGGCGTTGGGCCAAGGCGCGCGGCCTCCCGCGCACGGCCGGGCACCAGGCCGGCACCCAGGCGGCGGAGCGGCTGATCAGATTCGCGACGAGGGACCTCGGACTGAGATACCTGACCTTATACGCCTTCTCCACCGAGAACTGGAGCCGGCCGACCGAGGAGGTCGACTTCCTGCTGGACCTCCTCGATCGGTTCATCACCGAGAAGCTGCGCGAATTCGTGGAAGAGGGGGTGCATCTCACCGTCCTCGGCGACCTCACCCCGCTTTCGCCGCGGCTGCGGGAGACGGTGGAGAGGGCGATCGCCGCCACCGCGGACAATACAAAGCTCCATCTCAACGTCGCCCTCAACTACGGCGCGCGCCAGGAGATCATCCGCGCCTGCCGCGACCTGGCAAAGGCAGCGGTGCAGGGCGAGCTCGACCCGGACGCGATCGGAGAGGAGGAGATAACCGCGGCTCTCTACACCGCCCGTATCCCTGACCCTGATCTCATCATCCGCACAAGCGGGGAGATGCGCCTGTCCAACTTCCTCCTGTGGCAGGCGGCGTACACCGAGCTCTACTTCACCCCGACCCTGTGGCCGGACTTCACCCCAGAGGAGCTGATGAAGGCGATCGAGGTCTACCAGCAGCGGGAACGTCGGTTCGGAGGAGTGAGCCAGAGATGA
- a CDS encoding phosphatidate cytidylyltransferase, producing the protein MNVVKRILSALIAGGIVFSVLYAGTRFGIQWIVGLLILIVAYPAAVEYLQLMQRLDIRLAAPDFLVWIPILIFGYVIENGVYGDVGLLSAVAYQVFRYLRSLPHKQGFLQAVAGVFGLLYIPWLLHFFYSIYISGPPDQPRVGATHALVVLLMVWGYDSGAYIIGSLFGKHRAFPNVSPKKTWEGIAGGFLFTVLGAALGATLSPVWRQFAFWEGFPHIIASSLLVGIAAQLGDVFESKLKRAAEVKDSGTFLPGHGGALDRIDGLLFALPVFFFYYHYVLHFL; encoded by the coding sequence ATGAACGTAGTCAAACGCATCCTGAGCGCTCTCATTGCCGGAGGGATCGTGTTCTCCGTCCTTTATGCGGGAACGCGGTTCGGAATCCAGTGGATCGTCGGGCTCCTGATCCTCATCGTCGCCTACCCCGCGGCAGTGGAGTACCTCCAGCTGATGCAGCGGCTCGACATCCGGCTCGCCGCGCCGGACTTCCTCGTCTGGATTCCGATCCTCATCTTCGGCTACGTGATCGAGAACGGGGTCTACGGTGACGTCGGCCTCCTCTCCGCCGTCGCCTACCAGGTCTTCCGCTACCTGCGCAGCCTCCCGCACAAGCAGGGATTCCTCCAGGCGGTGGCCGGGGTGTTCGGTCTGTTGTACATCCCGTGGTTACTTCATTTCTTCTATTCGATCTATATCAGCGGCCCGCCCGACCAGCCCCGCGTCGGGGCGACGCACGCCCTCGTCGTCCTGCTGATGGTGTGGGGGTACGACTCCGGGGCGTACATCATCGGGAGCCTATTCGGAAAGCACCGGGCGTTTCCCAACGTCAGTCCGAAGAAGACGTGGGAGGGGATCGCCGGTGGGTTCCTGTTCACGGTTCTCGGGGCGGCGCTCGGGGCGACCCTGTCCCCGGTGTGGCGGCAGTTCGCGTTCTGGGAGGGGTTCCCCCACATCATCGCCTCCTCTCTCCTCGTTGGGATCGCCGCCCAGTTGGGAGACGTGTTCGAATCGAAGCTGAAGCGGGCGGCCGAGGTGAAGGACTCGGGGACATTCCTCCCCGGCCACGGCGGCGCCCTCGATCGGATCGACGGGCTCCTATTCGCCCTCCCGGTCTTCTTCTTCTACTACCATTACGTCCTTCACTTCCTGTAG